The following proteins come from a genomic window of Paenibacillus swuensis:
- a CDS encoding 3'-5' exoribonuclease YhaM family protein — MTLIKNLKLDYEFAGYYLLKELETKHTTNSTLQKKYFDLVLSDSSGQISAKYWDVNPDETDMFKVMTLVKVKGVVINFRDRLQVKINNIQNVNSKDNVKITDYIRSAPIEASELINKINLHICQIKDKEIRTIVEFCVKKAKKKLEHYPAAKIHHHSYFAGLAYHIVRMLEIGDFLCNQRPFLNKDFLIAGIILHDIAKTEEYEASIGVVTDYSTKGKLIGHIVIATNWILEATILNKLEVNSEKVMLLQHLVLSHHNIAEWGSPVQPQLAEAVALHLIDSMDAKLQMAEDAINTIPLDEKWTSSIKGLDNNAMFRQKY, encoded by the coding sequence TTGACACTTATTAAAAATTTGAAACTTGATTATGAATTTGCAGGTTATTATTTATTAAAAGAACTTGAGACAAAGCACACAACTAACAGTACACTACAAAAAAAATATTTTGATTTAGTTCTTAGCGATTCAAGTGGACAAATATCAGCCAAATATTGGGATGTTAATCCCGATGAAACAGATATGTTTAAAGTGATGACTCTAGTTAAGGTAAAGGGGGTTGTAATAAATTTTCGTGATAGGCTTCAAGTTAAAATCAACAATATCCAAAATGTCAATTCAAAGGATAATGTTAAAATAACAGATTATATCCGTAGCGCACCGATAGAAGCTAGTGAATTAATAAATAAAATAAATTTGCATATTTGTCAGATAAAAGATAAAGAAATAAGAACAATTGTTGAGTTTTGTGTAAAGAAAGCAAAAAAGAAATTAGAACATTATCCTGCAGCTAAAATACATCATCATTCATATTTTGCTGGACTTGCTTATCATATAGTTCGCATGCTTGAGATTGGAGATTTTTTATGTAATCAACGCCCTTTTTTAAACAAAGACTTCTTAATTGCTGGAATTATCCTCCACGATATAGCAAAAACTGAAGAATATGAAGCGAGTATCGGAGTGGTAACTGATTATAGTACTAAAGGTAAGTTAATTGGACACATTGTTATAGCTACTAACTGGATATTGGAAGCAACAATATTAAATAAATTGGAAGTCAATTCTGAAAAAGTTATGTTACTTCAACATTTAGTTCTTTCTCATCATAACATTGCGGAATGGGGAAGCCCAGTACAACCACAGCTGGCAGAAGCTGTAGCATTACACCTTATAGATTCGATGGATGCAAAACTTCAAATGGCTGAAGACGCTATAAACACTATTCCTCTTGATGAAAAATGGACATCATCCATTAAGGGGCTGGATAATAATGCAATGTTCAGGCAAAAATATTAG